One Williamwhitmania taraxaci genomic window carries:
- a CDS encoding NfeD family protein produces MTLVAGLILIGLLLFFVEFLLIPGFTVAGVLGAISLVSGIYLAYTTIGTTAGNITLFVSFALSLALAVVSLRAKTWHRFTQKSRVDSSVETELDRVEILMGDEGVAKSRLAPIGLVSIKGIDIEAKSTGAYIDSRTEVVVVKVEKARIIVKPKNS; encoded by the coding sequence ATGACTTTAGTTGCAGGCCTTATTCTAATTGGGCTTTTACTCTTTTTTGTCGAATTTTTGCTCATTCCCGGATTTACAGTGGCTGGGGTGCTTGGGGCCATATCTCTGGTAAGCGGCATTTATCTCGCTTATACTACTATTGGGACTACGGCAGGTAATATTACTCTATTCGTCTCTTTTGCACTTTCACTTGCGCTTGCAGTTGTTTCCTTGCGGGCGAAGACATGGCACCGGTTTACTCAAAAGTCTCGAGTAGACTCATCGGTGGAGACGGAACTCGATCGAGTAGAAATTTTGATGGGCGATGAAGGTGTTGCGAAATCTCGCCTTGCACCCATTGGTCTTGTTTCCATAAAAGGTATTGATATTGAAGCAAAAAGCACCGGAGCCTATATCGACTCTCGAACAGAGGTGGTAGTGGTGAAGGTGGAGAAAGCGCGTATAATTGTAAAACCAAAAAATAGTTAA
- a CDS encoding ATP-dependent Clp protease adaptor ClpS has product MEEQYSSSQMEDLLDELNLKQVLVLHNDEVNEFVYVVDTLVEVCDHGSLQAEQCTLITHYKGKCNVKYGSLTRLKPIKDELNRRGLQATIENSLS; this is encoded by the coding sequence ATGGAAGAACAATATAGTTCCTCCCAAATGGAGGATTTGTTGGACGAACTGAATTTGAAGCAGGTTCTAGTGCTTCACAACGATGAGGTAAATGAGTTCGTCTACGTTGTGGATACGTTGGTAGAGGTTTGTGACCATGGAAGCCTGCAAGCGGAACAGTGCACCCTTATTACACATTACAAGGGAAAGTGTAATGTAAAGTATGGCTCTCTAACCCGACTGAAACCTATCAAGGATGAGTTGAACCGAAGAGGTCTTCAGGCCACTATCGAAAATAGTTTAAGTTAA